The genomic window GCTTTAATATTTTTTATAATACTTCTCTTTTCAAATATTTTTATACTTTTGACTATTATTGCTTTATTTATATTTACCTATTTAAAAAAATAGTATTAAATACTACTTTTGCGCTTGAACCAAATTATTTGCACTTTTTTCACTTGTATTTGAAAAACCTGTTAGCTTTTTCATAACCAAAGTTGCAGTTAAATCTCCTGTAACATTTATTGTGGTTCTGCACATATCAAGAATTCTATCAACTCCTAAAATAAGTGCAATTCCCTCAACTGGAACTCCAATTCCCTGTAAAATCGTAGCAAGGATAACAATACCAACTCCTGGAGTACTTGGAGCTCCAATAGAAGCTCCAACTGTTGTTAAAGCTAAAATTACTACTTCAACTAAAGATAAATCAAGTCCATAAAGTTGAGTTAAAAAAATAGCTGCACATACTTGATAAATTGCTGTGCCATCCATGTTTACAGTTGCTCCCAAAGGTATTACAAATTTTGAAATAGTTGTTGGAACATTTAGTTTCTCTTCTGCTGTTTTCATTGATAATGGCATTACAGCTGCTGAGCTTGAAGTTGAAAAAGCCATTAATTGAACTTCTCTGATTTTACTCAAGAAATCAAAGGGTTTTATGTTTGCAACAAAATATACAATTGTCAAATAAAAACATAAAAGCAATAACAATCCTGAAATTACCGTTAAAACATACATAGACATAGAAGATATGGCATCAAAACCAATCTTGATAGTAATATTACATAAAAGTCCAAATACAGCATAAGGTGCTAGTTTCATAGCCCAATCTACTACTTTCATAGAAAAAGCCTGCATTGATTTTGCTAAATCTTTCATTGGTCTTGCATCTTCATCATCAATATTCATCAAAGCAACGCCTATGAATATTGCCAAGATTACAAAGGCTAAAATATTTCCATCAAGTTCAGCTTTTGCTGTACTTATTGGAATTAGTCCAACTATCATATCAGGTATAGAAAGATTTAAAACAGTTTTTTCAACTGGAACTGATGTTGTTGCAATTTGATTTATTATCTCACTTGAAACATAAGTTCCTGGATGAATTAGATAAGTTATGAAAATACCTAAAGTAACTGCAACCATAGTTGTAAGAACAAAATATGGAGCAATTTTAAGGCCTAAACTTCTTAAAATATCCACATTTCCAGCACTTGTAATCCCTAATATTATTGAACTCATTACAAGAGGAACAACAATCATTTTTATAAGTGCTAAGAAAATATTTCCACATAAAGCAACCCAAGGAGCTATAGCAAAAGCAATTTTTTCATCAACTAAAGCAAAAGCACTTGGAGATAATAAAAGACCTAAAACAATTCCTCCAATCATTCCTAACATTACTTGAAACCACAGTTGTTTTAATAAATCTTTCATTTTAAACCTTTTTTATTCTAAAAAATAGTGTATATAAACAGGAACAAAACCAAGAAAAATATTATTGATATGATTAAAAAAAGAAGTAATTGATATAGCCATGGGTTCCAACACCCATTACTATACCATAAAGTAAAAAATCTAGTAGAATTTAGCTTTTATTATATTTGTATATTTCCTTGTTTATCTATAACTTTTACTTTTACACTATCTTTTCCAATAAATTCTTTATCATTTGCATTTTTCACAACTCTATTTGCTATAAAAAGTGTAGTTTGAGCAACTTCTTTTGTTTGTAAAGCAACATTTGCATTTTGTTGAGTTTGTTGGTCAAGTTCTGATACAGCTGAATTTATTTGCTCTATTCCTGAAAGTTGTTCTTTTGATGAGTGTTCAACATCTTTTATTAAATCAATAGTTTTTAGAATTGATTGATTTAGCTCTTTATAACCAACTATCATATTATTTGCTATTTGTTTTCCACCATTTGCTTTAGACGTTGCTATTTCAACAATATTTTTTATTTCACGGGCTGCTTCTGCTGAGCGAGATGCTAAGTTTCGCACTTCTGCTGCAACTACAGCAAATCCTTTCCCTGCTTCACCAGCAGTTGCAGCTTCAACAGCTGCATTTAAAGAAAGGATATTTGTTTGAAAAGCAATTTGATCAATTACTGTTATTGCAGCATTTATTGCATTTACTTGAGTATTAATCTCTTCCATTGCTGTTGTAGTTTCATTAGCAAGTTTTTCACCTTGAGAAGCTGAATTTATAACTTCATTTGCATAACTTGACATTTGAATTACATTATTATTATTACTTGCAATATTTGAAGTTATCTCTTCTAATGCTGCTGCTGTTTCTTCAAGTGAAGCTGCTGCTTGTGTAGATGATGAACTTAATGTTTCAACATTTGACATTAAAATATTTGAACTACTTTGAAGAGTTAGTCCATTTGATTTATTTTCCACAAGCATATCATTTATAATATCAGCTAGTTTATTTAAACCAACGGTAACTTCACTACTACAACCTTTAATTCTATGTGTAAAATCAAGTTTTGAGTATTTCTCTAAAGCGAATGAAATATCATTTATATTTGTACAAACTTTTAATTGTAAATTAAATAACATTTCATTTATGTGTTCTCTTAATTTTTCCATACTTTCAGATTGAACTTTATTTTCAAGTTTTTTATTTAAATGCCCATTTTTAACTTCGTTAACTACCTCAGTAATTTCTGATAAAAATTTAGTATCTGAATCAATAATCTCTTTTGTTTTTGTAATATTTTCATTTATTACTGTTGACATTTTCCCAAATTCATCTTGAACCCTATCATCTAATAATTGAACCACTTTTGATTCCTTATTTAAATAGGCAAAAAAAGACAACAATCCACCTTGGAAAATTTCAAGAGAAGAAGATATTCTTCTTATTAAAATAACAAAAACTATTAAGTTTAAAATAATTATAAATAATCCTAAAATAACTAAGTTATTTTGAGTAAAGTTTATAGTATTTTCTATTTCTACAGATTTTTCACTATTTTCTTTAAGATGAACACTTATCCATTTATCTAATTTATCTGTTAGTTTTTCAGCAAAAGGATCAAGTTCTTCCATGATTTTATTTCCTTCTTCAGGACCAAATTTCACATAAGTATTAGCCATTTTTAGCCCTACTTCATAAAATTTATTAAAATTATTTTTAAACTCTTCTAACTCTTTTACATCAGCACTTTCATTTTTGTTTTTATGTTCAAGAATCATTTTATCAAGTAAAGTATTTGCTTTTATAAAATACTCTTTTGAAATATCAAAACCATCTGAAAAACCATCTGCAGCTCTTGTTGCGGAAACATCTGTTAGCCATTGTTGTACTTGAATTACATCTTTTTCTAACTCTAAAAAGTTAAACACTGAAGGTAAAATATCATGTTCTTTTTCTTTAACTTTATTTTCAACCGATGAGAGTTGAAAAATATTAACGACTAAATTAATAGAAGCTACAAAAAATATTAAAATACCTGACAAAACTAAAATTTTCTTAATTGAAAAATTCTTAAACATTAAAACCCTTGAAATAAAATAAAGCCCGCATCTTATAATAATTTTTCTTAATATTTTATCTTTTTAAACACTCAAATAAAAGGAAAGATGGGCATTCTTCTACTTCAAATAAAATAAAAAAATATTAAAATTTCTTTTGAAAATAGCAACTTTCTACTATATTTTATTTTTCATATCTTGATATAATATATTATGAAACTAAAATCTTTAAGTAATACTTTTTTTGAAAATGTTACAAATTCACATAGTGAATTTAAAAAACATTTCCATGATACTTATACTATTGGATTAACCCATGAAGGCTTATTTAAATCTATTCATGAAAATAATATTAATCTATCATACAAAAATTCAACCAAAGTAATAAATCCAGGAGAAATGCACGGAGGAAACTCAAACTCATGGAAATATACAAACTTTTATCCATCAATTGAATTAGTAAGCGCGATTTACGAACAAATATTTTTTGAAAAAAAAATTCCTATTTTTACAGAACATATTATTGAAGATTTGAATTTATACAAACTTTTATATAGTTTTTTTTTAAGTGCTTTAAAAAATGAAGATGAAATGATAGTTGAGACATATTTAATATCCAGCTTATCTTATTTGATAAAAAACTATACTTTTACAACTTTAAAAGAGCCTAAATTTAACAATAATATAATTCTTGAAAATTCTATAACTTATATAAAAGATTGTTTAGAAACAAATATTTCATTGGATGAATTAGCACTTAATTCAAGTCTTAGTAAATACCATTTTTTAAGAATTTTTAAAAATTCAACTGGAATTACTCCTCATCAATATATTTTAAATCAAAAAATTGAAAGAAGTAAAGAACTTATATTAAAAGGTATGAACCTTTCAGAAGTTGCTTTTAATTTGGGATTTAATGATCAATCTCATTTTATTAAAACCTTCAAAAAAACCTATGGTTATGTACCAAGTCAACTAAAACAAAAAAGCAATTTTTTACTATACAAATAACTTCTCTAGTTGATACAATCCTTCATCAAATTAGAAAGATTAAAATGAGCGAAAAAAACAAAAATATTTTTTATGCCTTTATGTTTCTTGCAATGGCAGGATGGGGATTATCTTGGGTTAGTGCAAAAGTTTTAAGTGCTTATATAAATGAGTATGAAATGATATTTTTTAGAAATATATTTACAGTGATTACTCTTCTTCCTGTTTTATTATTTACCAAAAAGAGTTTTTATATAAACCTAAAAAGTTTTATTTTAGTTCTTGTGGCATCAGTTGTAATGATAGCTTATATGAAATGCTTTTTTTTAGGAACAAAATTTGGAACAGCAAGTCTTGGTGGTGCATTGGTTACAACTATGATTCCTATAAATACCTTTATAATTATGGCTTTATTTTTTGGAAAAAAAATAGAAAAGAAAGATATTTTTGCTTTGATTCTTGGAGCTCTTGGAGTTTTTACAATGTTAAATATTTGGTCTTTTT from Arcobacter venerupis includes these protein-coding regions:
- a CDS encoding dicarboxylate/amino acid:cation symporter, giving the protein MKDLLKQLWFQVMLGMIGGIVLGLLLSPSAFALVDEKIAFAIAPWVALCGNIFLALIKMIVVPLVMSSIILGITSAGNVDILRSLGLKIAPYFVLTTMVAVTLGIFITYLIHPGTYVSSEIINQIATTSVPVEKTVLNLSIPDMIVGLIPISTAKAELDGNILAFVILAIFIGVALMNIDDEDARPMKDLAKSMQAFSMKVVDWAMKLAPYAVFGLLCNITIKIGFDAISSMSMYVLTVISGLLLLLCFYLTIVYFVANIKPFDFLSKIREVQLMAFSTSSSAAVMPLSMKTAEEKLNVPTTISKFVIPLGATVNMDGTAIYQVCAAIFLTQLYGLDLSLVEVVILALTTVGASIGAPSTPGVGIVILATILQGIGVPVEGIALILGVDRILDMCRTTINVTGDLTATLVMKKLTGFSNTSEKSANNLVQAQK
- a CDS encoding AraC family transcriptional regulator — its product is MKLKSLSNTFFENVTNSHSEFKKHFHDTYTIGLTHEGLFKSIHENNINLSYKNSTKVINPGEMHGGNSNSWKYTNFYPSIELVSAIYEQIFFEKKIPIFTEHIIEDLNLYKLLYSFFLSALKNEDEMIVETYLISSLSYLIKNYTFTTLKEPKFNNNIILENSITYIKDCLETNISLDELALNSSLSKYHFLRIFKNSTGITPHQYILNQKIERSKELILKGMNLSEVAFNLGFNDQSHFIKTFKKTYGYVPSQLKQKSNFLLYK
- a CDS encoding methyl-accepting chemotaxis protein yields the protein MFKNFSIKKILVLSGILIFFVASINLVVNIFQLSSVENKVKEKEHDILPSVFNFLELEKDVIQVQQWLTDVSATRAADGFSDGFDISKEYFIKANTLLDKMILEHKNKNESADVKELEEFKNNFNKFYEVGLKMANTYVKFGPEEGNKIMEELDPFAEKLTDKLDKWISVHLKENSEKSVEIENTINFTQNNLVILGLFIIILNLIVFVILIRRISSSLEIFQGGLLSFFAYLNKESKVVQLLDDRVQDEFGKMSTVINENITKTKEIIDSDTKFLSEITEVVNEVKNGHLNKKLENKVQSESMEKLREHINEMLFNLQLKVCTNINDISFALEKYSKLDFTHRIKGCSSEVTVGLNKLADIINDMLVENKSNGLTLQSSSNILMSNVETLSSSSTQAAASLEETAAALEEITSNIASNNNNVIQMSSYANEVINSASQGEKLANETTTAMEEINTQVNAINAAITVIDQIAFQTNILSLNAAVEAATAGEAGKGFAVVAAEVRNLASRSAEAAREIKNIVEIATSKANGGKQIANNMIVGYKELNQSILKTIDLIKDVEHSSKEQLSGIEQINSAVSELDQQTQQNANVALQTKEVAQTTLFIANRVVKNANDKEFIGKDSVKVKVIDKQGNIQI